From Deltaproteobacteria bacterium, one genomic window encodes:
- a CDS encoding LysR family transcriptional regulator — MDIPWDDVRLFLAVAETGSVSSAARRLRIGQPTVSRRLAALEYALGEALFRRSVSGTALTAAGERLLAPAKRMAEWAGEVGRAADVTDREPRGLVRVTAAPFVAADFVAPFAAWLATKHPGLRLEVLCSTQYLDLGRGEADLALRPRAPSSADLTLVRSVMVENAVFVAKSLAERLPRKPKPNEIPWVAWAPPMDMLPPNPQLEQMVPGFQPSFTSDNYLVNLAAAEAGAGAMVLPRVPHRFSRPTSLVALDVDLGPYKVAPMHLVCARSALDVPRIRKVAQLIEVEMAKLERKPGKAR, encoded by the coding sequence ATGGATATCCCCTGGGACGACGTGCGGCTCTTCCTGGCCGTGGCCGAGACCGGAAGCGTGAGCAGCGCGGCACGCCGGCTTCGCATCGGCCAGCCCACCGTGAGCCGTCGCTTGGCGGCGCTGGAGTACGCGCTCGGCGAGGCGCTCTTCCGGCGCAGCGTCAGCGGGACCGCGTTGACCGCGGCCGGTGAGCGGCTCCTGGCGCCGGCGAAGCGGATGGCGGAGTGGGCGGGCGAGGTTGGGCGCGCGGCGGACGTGACCGATCGCGAGCCGCGCGGGCTGGTGCGCGTGACCGCGGCGCCCTTCGTGGCCGCGGACTTCGTGGCGCCCTTCGCGGCCTGGCTGGCGACCAAGCACCCCGGGCTGCGATTGGAGGTGCTCTGCAGCACCCAGTACCTGGACCTCGGGCGCGGCGAGGCCGACCTCGCGCTGCGTCCGCGCGCGCCGAGCTCGGCGGATCTCACGCTGGTGCGCTCGGTGATGGTGGAGAACGCGGTGTTCGTGGCGAAGTCGCTGGCCGAGCGGCTGCCGCGCAAGCCCAAGCCGAACGAGATCCCCTGGGTCGCGTGGGCGCCGCCGATGGATATGCTGCCGCCCAATCCGCAGCTCGAGCAGATGGTGCCGGGCTTTCAGCCGTCGTTCACCTCGGACAACTACCTCGTGAACCTCGCCGCGGCCGAAGCAGGCGCGGGCGCGATGGTGCTGCCCCGCGTGCCGCACCGCTTCTCGCGGCCGACATCGCTGGTGGCGCTCGATGTCGATCTCGGGCCGTACAAGGTCGCGCCGATGCACCTGGTGTGCGCGCGCTCGGCGCTGGACGTCCCGCGCATTCGAAAGGTCGCGCAGCTGATCGAAGTCGAGATGGCGAAGCTGGAGCGCAAGCCGGGGAAGGCGCGCTAG
- a CDS encoding TatD family hydrolase encodes MIDTHCHLDDARYDADRAEVVARAKAAGITRLVVPGVGPEKWDALVDASRADPFIQACAGIHPQLLPELDASRDGENLEKLDARLVAGGCIAVGECGIDGPSVALGASMERQIAVFRAHLTLARKHGLPVIAHCLRAHPELRQVLEEDGVPEAGLEIHSYSGGPELVKIFGPMGCYFGVAGPVSYAGARKPIATAAAIPSDRFLLETDAPDQSPTPLRGQRNEPANLIHVATALANVRGVPLAELVAQASANARRLFRKLPSD; translated from the coding sequence GTGATCGACACCCACTGCCACCTCGACGACGCGCGCTACGACGCCGATCGCGCCGAGGTCGTCGCGCGCGCGAAGGCCGCGGGCATCACGCGGCTCGTGGTGCCCGGCGTCGGGCCCGAGAAGTGGGACGCGCTCGTGGACGCATCGCGCGCGGATCCGTTCATTCAGGCCTGCGCGGGCATCCATCCGCAGCTGCTTCCGGAGCTCGATGCGTCGCGCGACGGCGAGAACCTCGAGAAGCTCGACGCGCGGCTCGTGGCCGGCGGCTGCATCGCCGTGGGCGAGTGCGGCATCGACGGACCTTCGGTCGCGCTGGGTGCGAGCATGGAGCGACAGATCGCCGTGTTCCGCGCGCACCTCACGCTCGCGCGCAAGCACGGGCTGCCGGTCATCGCCCACTGCCTGCGCGCGCATCCCGAGCTGCGACAGGTGCTGGAAGAAGACGGCGTCCCCGAGGCGGGGCTCGAGATCCACAGCTACTCGGGCGGTCCGGAGCTGGTGAAGATCTTTGGGCCGATGGGTTGCTACTTCGGCGTGGCAGGGCCGGTCTCGTACGCGGGCGCGCGCAAGCCGATTGCGACCGCGGCCGCGATTCCCTCAGACCGATTCCTGCTCGAGACCGACGCGCCGGATCAATCGCCGACGCCACTTCGCGGCCAGCGCAATGAGCCAGCGAACCTGATTCACGTCGCCACGGCGCTCGCAAACGTTCGCGGCGTGCCGCTCGCGGAGCTGGTTGCCCAGGCTTCCGCGAACGCACGCCGCTTGTTCCGCAAGCTGCCGTCCGATTAG
- a CDS encoding MBL fold metallo-hydrolase → MKNALVVAVALLGSACATTSHATQKVSFGTPRSTADMLAVIDQPGPASVETVASADWQVTRAGLINLDNPKAKAAGLKDGDEPIQIFFHVIRHPTKGTFLVDTGVETALRDHPDRAAIQGIVASVMHLEKMKFNAPLGEWLAAHKDVKPDGVFFTHLHLDHVAGARDLPASTPIYVGPAEATSHAFMNMFVQGNNDRALEGKPALSELQFQPDPSGRFDGVLDLFGDGSVWALWVPGHTSGSVAFVVRTPNGPVLLTGDACHTRWGWENDVEPGTFSDDQAQSRVSLEKLRQLAAEHPKMEVRLGHQR, encoded by the coding sequence ATGAAGAACGCACTCGTCGTCGCCGTCGCGTTGCTCGGGAGCGCTTGCGCCACCACCAGCCACGCCACACAGAAGGTCAGCTTCGGCACGCCCCGCTCCACCGCGGACATGCTCGCCGTCATCGATCAGCCCGGGCCGGCCAGTGTCGAGACCGTGGCCTCAGCCGACTGGCAGGTCACGCGCGCGGGGCTCATCAACCTCGACAACCCCAAGGCCAAGGCCGCCGGTCTCAAGGATGGCGACGAGCCCATCCAGATCTTCTTCCACGTGATCCGCCATCCGACGAAGGGCACGTTCCTCGTCGACACGGGCGTGGAGACCGCGCTGCGCGATCACCCGGACAGGGCCGCCATCCAGGGCATCGTCGCGTCGGTGATGCACCTGGAGAAGATGAAGTTCAACGCCCCGCTCGGCGAGTGGCTGGCCGCCCACAAGGACGTGAAGCCGGACGGCGTCTTCTTCACCCATCTGCACCTGGACCACGTGGCCGGCGCGCGCGACCTGCCGGCGTCGACGCCGATCTACGTGGGCCCGGCCGAAGCCACCTCGCATGCGTTCATGAACATGTTCGTTCAAGGCAACAACGACCGCGCGCTCGAAGGAAAGCCGGCGCTCTCGGAGCTGCAGTTCCAGCCGGACCCGAGCGGCCGCTTCGACGGCGTGCTCGATCTCTTCGGCGACGGCTCGGTCTGGGCGCTCTGGGTGCCGGGGCACACGTCGGGCAGCGTCGCGTTCGTGGTGCGCACGCCGAACGGCCCGGTGCTTCTGACCGGCGACGCGTGCCACACGCGCTGGGGCTGGGAGAACGACGTCGAGCCCGGCACGTTCTCCGACGACCAGGCCCAGAGCCGCGTGAGCCTCGAGAAGCTGCGCCAGCTCGCCGCCGAGCATCCCAAGATGGAGGTGCGGCTCGGTCACCAGCGCTGA